A genomic region of Equus caballus isolate H_3958 breed thoroughbred chromosome 1, TB-T2T, whole genome shotgun sequence contains the following coding sequences:
- the LOC138918403 gene encoding uncharacterized protein, translated as MRRVRARGVVRSGARAAQPPAPTGTPGAGLTLSPARGRAGRGSAAPTAATGARRSGPRWSRRRPWPGPHSRPPSARPAEPGAGSQRRGGAEGAGAEEGRRPLTWARPAPAPPPAPPPAPRPRPPSRPPPHGVTLLSRLPGLDLRHEPLFYRPAPRTPKTPIFPTDPADPSVVGSAPHNPQPPRPRLIAPPPRPLLLFGTTPRLKVYSSFGRPPSSRPCPCPSSSLPRPSHISRPPGSRARPLGYQAGSLLAPPLQTPILQALDPAVPSSQLLSGGPEYLP; from the coding sequence ATGCGGAGGGTCCGAGCGCGGGGGGTGGTGAGGAGTGGGGCCCGGGCcgcccagccccccgcccccacggGCACGCCCGGGGCCGGCCTCACCCTCTCGCCTGCCCGGGGCCGCGCAGGCCGGGGAAGCGCTGCTCCTACGGCCGCCACAGGTGCCCGGCGCAGCGGCCCAAGATGGAGCCGCCGCCGGCCCTGGCCTGGGCCGCACAGCCGCCCGCCGTCCGCCCGGCCCGCGGAGCCGGGAGCCGGGAGCCAGCGCCGGGGAGGCGCCGAGGGGGCGGGCGCGGAGGAGGGGCGGCGGCCGCTCACCtgggcccgccccgccccggccccgcccccggccccgcccccggccccgcgcccccgTCCTCCTTCCCGACCCCCTCCTCACGGCGTGACCCTGTTGTCGCGCCTTCCCGGCCTCGACCTCCGCCATGAGCCCCTGTTTTACAGGCCTGCCCCACGAACCCCCAAGACACCCATCTTCCCGACTGATCCGGCCGACCCCAGTGTTGTAGGCTCGGCCCCCCACAACCCGCAGCCCCCGAGACCCCGCCTCATAGCCCCGCCCCCTCGGCCCCTGCTCCTCTTCGGGACCACGCCCCGACTAAAGGTCTACAGCTCTTTCGGACGACCCCCTTCCTCACGGCCCTGCCCCTGTCCTTCGTCATCCCTGCCCCGCCCTTCACACATCTCCAGGCCTCCAGGCTCCAGGGCCCGCCCCCTAGGATACCAGGCGGGGTccctcctggccccgcccctaCAGACCCCCATTCTCCAAGCCCTGGACCCTGCAGTCCCATCCTCTCAGCTTCTCTCGGGTGGACCTGAATACCTACCCTAG
- the GPRIN2 gene encoding G protein-regulated inducer of neurite outgrowth 2 — MSTSRPEPGARAPRSLHLQPLSRSSSSLLGEGQGHRAELRKSASSTGWQAQPGEASAGPRVPEEEAHQAESTEQAQASRPQPQPTAMGHWRSSTVGNVSTVVSGGLCHLRAPTAATVQRSHSDLVRSTLTRGHRGARKASLSCSALGSSPVHRARLQPGSASGQGGQAPGGLERDLALEDGTSNSAWTLGESQVWVPPLDLGGSTTHSSPKTEPKATGQSATMSCHALPPAALLCCLREVGAGGCCHALPAPGILAFPKLVASVSESGLQAQPGVKLQCRLHGGLPGHSHCCAHPWGPTRLAVEPGARTKDVWTMTSASDLAPGLASPLSAQDAGVQAAPMAVCKAVATSPPLDAPVALHTFPEITLGSGLEEAPSPVRDVRWDAEGMTWEVYGAAVDPEVLGVAIQKHLEMQFEQLQRTPASEDSLSVEGRRGPLRAVMQSLRRPSCCGCSSAAPE, encoded by the coding sequence ATGAGCACCAGCCGCCCGGAGCCGGGTGCCCGGGCACCCCGGAGCCTCCACCTGCAGCCCCTGTCCCGGAGCTCTTCCAGCCTGCTGGGGGAAGGCCAGGGGCACAGGGCAGAGCTCCGTAAGAGTGCCAGCAGCACTGGGTGGCAGGCCCAGCCAGGCGAGGCCAGCGCCGGTCCCCGGGTCCCGGAGGAAGAGGCACACCAGGCTGAGAGCACAGAACAGGCACAGGCCTCCAGGCCCCAGCCACAGCCCACTGCCATGGGCCACTGGCGGAGCAGCACTGTCGGCAATGTGTCTACTGTGGTCAGTGGTGGCCTGTGTCACCTGAGGGCCCCCACCGCTGCCACTGTGCAGAGGAGCCACTCAGACCTGGTCCGCAGCACCCTGACCCGGGGCCACAGGGGGGCTCGAAAGGCCAGCCTCAGCTGCTCGGCCCTGGGCAGCTCGCCGGTCCACAGGGCTCGCCTGCAGCCTGGCAGTGCTTCTGGCCAGGGAGGCCAGGCCCCTGGAGGCCTGGAACGGGACCTGGCTCTAGAGGATGGGACTTCGAACTCAGCCTGGACACTAGGAGAGAGTCAGGTGTGGGTGCCGCCGCTGGACCTGGGAGGCTCAACCACCCACAGCAGCCCCAAGACTGAGCCCAAAGCCACTGGGCAGTCGGCCACCATGTCCTGCCATGCTCTACCCCCAGCAGCTCTGCTCTGCTGCCTTAGGGAAGTGGGGGCCGGTGGCTGCTGCCATGCCCTGCCGGCCCCAGGGATCTTGGCCTTTCCCAAACTTGTGGCATCCGTGAGTGAGTCTGGGCTGCAGGCTCAGCCTGGGGTGAAGCTCCAGTGTAGGTTGCATGGGGGGCTTCCTGGGCATTCCCACTGCTGTGCCCACCCTTGGGGTCCTACCCGATTAGCTGTGGAGCCTGGTGCCAGGACCAAGGATGTATGGACCATGACCTCAGCCAGTGACTTGGCTCCCGGGTTGGCATCCCCTCTCTCAGCCCAGGATGCTGGTGTACAGGCAGCCCCCATGGCAGTCTGCAAGGCTGTGGCCACCAGCCCGCCCCTGGATGCCCCTGTGGCCCTGCACACTTTCCCGGAGATAACTCTGGGGTCCGGCCTGGAGGAGGCACCATCCCCTGTGCGGGATGTACGATGGGATGCTGAGGGCATGACCTGGGAGGTGTACGGAGCTGCGGTGGACCCCGAGGTGCTGGGCGTGGCCATCCAGAAGCACCTGGAGATGCAATTTGAGCAGCTGCAGCGGACGCCCGCCAGCGAGGACAGCCTGTCTGTGGAGGGCCGCAGGGGGCCGCTGCGAGCTGTCATGCAGTCCCTGCGGAGACCCAGCTGCTGCGGCTGCTCCAGTGCAGCCCCTGAGTGA